Proteins co-encoded in one Streptomyces sp. NBC_01283 genomic window:
- a CDS encoding ABC transporter family substrate-binding protein, which translates to MSPDRARLRSAVFLATGVLALPALAACSSQDEAGAPTAGQDIAPAARDLVADGGTMNWAVDALPETLNSFQSDADAGTSRIAGAVLPSMFRLDAQGRSQQNTDFLESAKVVESEPKQVVLYKLNQQAVWSDGREIGADDFAAQQRALSGKDSAYWTARNAGYDRIEKIEQGENNLEVRVTFNKPYADWRSLFSPLYPKEVMGTPDTFNDGARRKLKVSAGPFAVQDFDSKADEVTLVRNPRWWGRPAKLSKLVLREVPREKRAAALAEGKVDLAEIEAPEARRIANAARDKGAQGPLSHGPESQLTPAKALRSWAVAHGSDEEAADTEQQARQRTNKAIKKYATEQTGLRGYTVRKSLEPAYTQLALNGTEGPLADDRVRRAVARALDRDELAKAVLSPLGLPAVPVGSHLALAGQQAYADNSGALGDQDTTEARALLADAGWTPGGPVKEPKGKTAGGEADAKKAKAKAESDSDSAEDSSEDSGDDGSYVVGEDDQKPGDSGTSVLAPAPAAAYQQAALTRQAASLTAPGEADKEKKKDPKKHSEKAEKAEKAEKHSEKHSEKQAAKGGAPGAYAPKGTAAPAATPAAGGPMAKDGKPLTLRFVLPSGDGSESLRTVADRISRMLEKIGVRTETAKVADDSYFKDHIASGQYDLALYSWPASAFPATDARPIFAKPVPAADGSLNVEQNYTRVGTDHIDQLFDQAMGELDEDESRALVKKADARIWAEAGSIPLYQRPQLMAARTNLANAGAFGFQVPNYEDMGFLKPGAKPSGKPAAK; encoded by the coding sequence ATGTCCCCAGACCGCGCCAGACTGAGATCTGCCGTGTTCCTCGCCACGGGCGTACTAGCCCTGCCCGCCCTCGCCGCCTGCAGCTCCCAGGACGAGGCAGGCGCCCCGACCGCCGGCCAGGACATCGCGCCCGCAGCCCGGGATCTCGTCGCCGACGGCGGGACCATGAACTGGGCCGTCGACGCGCTGCCGGAGACCCTCAACTCCTTCCAGTCGGACGCGGATGCGGGCACGTCGCGGATCGCGGGGGCCGTTCTGCCGTCGATGTTCCGGCTCGACGCGCAGGGCAGGTCGCAGCAGAACACCGATTTCCTGGAGTCCGCGAAGGTCGTGGAGAGCGAGCCCAAGCAGGTCGTGCTCTACAAGCTCAACCAGCAGGCGGTGTGGAGCGACGGCCGGGAGATCGGCGCCGATGACTTCGCCGCGCAGCAGCGCGCCCTGTCCGGGAAGGACAGCGCGTACTGGACGGCACGCAACGCGGGCTACGACCGCATCGAGAAGATCGAGCAGGGCGAGAACAACCTGGAGGTGCGGGTCACCTTCAACAAGCCCTACGCGGACTGGCGTTCGCTCTTCTCGCCGCTGTATCCGAAGGAGGTCATGGGCACTCCTGACACCTTCAACGACGGTGCGCGGCGCAAGCTCAAGGTGAGCGCGGGTCCGTTCGCGGTGCAGGACTTCGACAGCAAGGCGGACGAGGTCACGCTGGTCCGCAACCCGCGCTGGTGGGGCAGGCCCGCGAAGCTCTCCAAGCTGGTCCTGCGCGAGGTGCCGCGGGAGAAGCGGGCCGCCGCGCTGGCGGAGGGCAAGGTCGATCTGGCCGAGATCGAGGCCCCCGAGGCCCGCCGCATCGCGAACGCGGCGCGCGACAAGGGCGCCCAGGGGCCCCTCAGCCACGGCCCCGAGTCGCAGCTGACCCCCGCGAAGGCGCTGCGCTCCTGGGCGGTGGCCCACGGCTCCGACGAGGAGGCGGCCGACACCGAGCAGCAGGCCCGCCAGCGGACCAACAAGGCGATCAAGAAGTACGCCACCGAACAGACGGGCCTGCGGGGCTACACCGTCCGCAAGTCCCTCGAACCGGCCTACACCCAGCTCGCCCTCAACGGCACCGAGGGCCCGCTCGCCGACGACCGGGTACGGCGCGCGGTGGCCCGCGCCCTCGACCGCGATGAGCTCGCCAAGGCGGTCCTCTCGCCGCTCGGCCTGCCCGCCGTGCCGGTCGGCAGCCACCTGGCCCTCGCCGGGCAGCAGGCGTACGCGGACAACAGCGGGGCCCTCGGGGACCAGGACACCACCGAGGCGCGGGCGCTGCTCGCCGACGCGGGGTGGACGCCGGGCGGTCCGGTGAAGGAGCCGAAGGGGAAGACCGCCGGGGGCGAGGCGGACGCCAAGAAGGCGAAGGCGAAGGCGGAATCCGACTCGGACTCGGCGGAGGACTCCTCGGAGGACTCGGGCGACGACGGCTCGTACGTCGTCGGCGAGGACGACCAGAAGCCCGGAGACAGCGGCACCTCGGTGCTCGCGCCCGCTCCCGCGGCGGCCTACCAGCAGGCGGCGCTGACCCGCCAGGCGGCGTCCCTCACGGCTCCGGGCGAGGCGGACAAGGAAAAGAAGAAGGACCCCAAGAAGCACTCCGAAAAGGCCGAGAAGGCGGAAAAGGCGGAGAAGCACTCCGAGAAGCACTCGGAGAAGCAGGCGGCGAAGGGTGGTGCGCCCGGCGCGTACGCCCCCAAGGGCACCGCGGCACCGGCTGCCACCCCGGCGGCGGGCGGCCCGATGGCCAAGGACGGCAAGCCCCTCACCCTGCGCTTCGTCCTGCCGTCCGGCGACGGTTCGGAATCGCTCCGGACGGTGGCCGACCGGATCTCGCGGATGCTGGAGAAGATCGGGGTCCGCACGGAGACGGCGAAGGTCGCCGACGACAGTTACTTCAAGGACCACATCGCGTCCGGTCAGTACGACCTCGCCCTCTACTCCTGGCCCGCGTCGGCCTTCCCGGCCACGGACGCGCGCCCGATCTTCGCCAAGCCGGTGCCGGCCGCGGACGGCTCGCTGAACGTCGAGCAGAACTACACGCGGGTCGGTACGGATCACATCGATCAGTTGTTCGATCAGGCGATGGGGGAGCTCGACGAGGACGAGAGCCGTGCTCTGGTCAAGAAGGCCGACGCCCGCATCTGGGCCGAGGCAGGATCGATTCCTCTCTATCAGCGCCCCCAGCTGATGGCGGCCCGCACGAACCTCGCGAACGCGGGTGCGTTCGGATTCCAGGTCCCGAACTACGAGGACATGGGCTTCCTGAAGCCGGGCGCCAAGCCCTCGGGCAAGCCCGCGGCGAAGTAG
- a CDS encoding fumarate reductase/succinate dehydrogenase flavoprotein subunit, with amino-acid sequence MSQVERQQWDVVVVGAGGAGLRAAIEAREQGARTAVICKSLFGKAHTVMAEGGIAASMGNVNSGDNWQVHFRDTLRGGKFLNQWRMAELHAREAPDRVWELETWGALFDRTADGRISQRNFGGHEYPRLAHVGDRTGLELIRTLQQKIVSLQQEDEREFGDHEARLKVFQECTVTRVLKEGERVSGTFCYDRESGRFFVLEAPSVVLATGGIGKSFKVTSNSWEYTGDGHALALLAGAPLLNMEFVQFHPTGMVWPPSVKGILVTESVRGDGGVLRNSEGKRFMFDYVPDVFKEKYAQSEDEGDRWYEDPDNNRRPPELLPRDEVARAINSEVKAGRGSPHGGVFLDVSTRMPAEVIRRRLPSMYHQFKELADVDITAEAMEVGPTCHYVMGGIAVESDTAAAQRVPGLYAAGEVAGGMHGSNRLGGNSLSDLLVFGRRAGLHAAQYASGLTGAGARPVIDDVQVDTAAAEALRPFSAEGPEDGATPENPYTLHQELQQTMNDLVGIIRREAEMEQALEKLAELRVRARRAGVEGHRQFNPGWHLALDLRNMLLVGECVARAALERTESRGGHTREDHPGMNREWRRANLLCQLTDPSGGLAATDPVHGQIDLVRITTEPIRPDLLALFEKEELVKYLAEEELYE; translated from the coding sequence ATGTCTCAAGTGGAGCGGCAGCAGTGGGATGTTGTCGTGGTGGGAGCCGGAGGGGCGGGCCTGCGGGCCGCGATCGAGGCACGTGAACAGGGTGCCCGTACCGCCGTGATCTGCAAGTCCCTGTTCGGCAAGGCCCATACGGTGATGGCCGAGGGCGGCATCGCGGCCTCCATGGGCAACGTGAACTCCGGCGACAACTGGCAGGTCCACTTCCGCGACACCCTGCGCGGCGGCAAGTTCCTCAACCAATGGCGGATGGCCGAGCTGCACGCGCGCGAAGCGCCCGACCGGGTCTGGGAGTTGGAGACCTGGGGAGCCCTGTTCGACCGTACGGCGGACGGGCGGATCTCCCAGCGCAACTTCGGCGGGCACGAGTATCCGCGGCTCGCCCACGTCGGCGACCGGACCGGCCTCGAACTGATCCGCACGCTCCAGCAGAAGATCGTCTCCCTCCAGCAGGAGGACGAGCGCGAATTCGGTGACCACGAAGCGCGGTTGAAGGTCTTCCAGGAGTGCACGGTCACACGGGTGCTCAAGGAGGGCGAGCGCGTCAGCGGCACGTTCTGCTACGACCGCGAGTCGGGCCGCTTCTTCGTCCTGGAGGCCCCGAGCGTGGTCCTCGCGACGGGCGGCATCGGCAAGTCCTTCAAGGTGACGTCGAACTCGTGGGAGTACACGGGCGACGGCCACGCGCTCGCGCTGCTCGCCGGGGCGCCCCTCCTCAACATGGAGTTCGTGCAGTTCCACCCGACGGGAATGGTCTGGCCGCCGTCGGTGAAGGGCATCCTGGTCACCGAGTCGGTGCGCGGCGACGGCGGGGTACTGCGCAACTCCGAGGGCAAGCGGTTCATGTTCGACTACGTACCGGACGTCTTCAAGGAGAAGTACGCCCAGTCGGAGGACGAGGGCGACCGCTGGTACGAGGACCCGGACAACAACCGGCGGCCTCCGGAACTCCTGCCCCGCGACGAGGTGGCGCGCGCCATCAACTCCGAGGTGAAGGCGGGTCGCGGCTCACCGCACGGGGGGGTCTTCCTGGACGTGTCGACGCGTATGCCCGCCGAGGTCATCAGGCGCCGGCTCCCGTCCATGTACCACCAGTTCAAGGAACTGGCGGACGTCGACATCACGGCCGAGGCCATGGAGGTCGGACCGACCTGCCACTACGTGATGGGCGGCATCGCGGTCGAGTCGGACACGGCCGCGGCACAGCGCGTACCGGGCCTGTACGCGGCAGGAGAGGTCGCCGGCGGCATGCACGGCTCCAACCGGCTCGGCGGCAACTCCCTCTCCGACCTGCTCGTCTTCGGACGGCGCGCGGGACTGCACGCGGCGCAGTACGCCTCCGGGCTCACCGGCGCGGGCGCGCGGCCGGTGATCGACGACGTCCAGGTGGACACGGCGGCGGCCGAGGCGCTGCGGCCGTTCAGCGCGGAGGGCCCCGAGGACGGGGCGACGCCGGAGAACCCGTACACCCTGCACCAGGAACTCCAGCAGACGATGAACGACCTGGTCGGCATCATCCGCCGCGAGGCCGAGATGGAACAGGCCCTGGAGAAGCTGGCGGAACTGCGGGTACGGGCGCGGCGGGCCGGTGTCGAGGGCCACCGCCAGTTCAACCCCGGCTGGCACCTCGCGCTCGACCTGCGCAACATGCTGCTCGTCGGCGAGTGCGTGGCACGGGCCGCCCTGGAGCGCACGGAGAGCCGGGGCGGGCACACCCGCGAGGACCATCCGGGCATGAACCGCGAATGGCGCCGCGCGAATCTGCTCTGCCAGCTCACGGACCCCTCCGGCGGGCTTGCGGCGACGGATCCCGTGCACGGCCAGATCGACCTGGTGCGGATCACCACCGAGCCCATCCGTCCCGACCTGCTTGCTCTCTTCGAGAAGGAAGAGCTGGTCAAGTACCTGGCCGAAGAGGAGCTTTACGAGTGA
- a CDS encoding succinate dehydrogenase/fumarate reductase iron-sulfur subunit produces MSTATPSSSGPSGASGPSNTPVPSSTSYDARFRVWRGDVKGGDLEDFKVEVNEGEVVLDIIHRLQATQTPDLAVRWNCKAGKCGSCSAEINGRPRLMCMTRMSVFDREDVITVTPLRAFPVVRDLVTDVGFNYTKAREVPAFVPPADLGPGEYRMMQADVDRSQEFRKCIECFLCQDTCHVVRDHEENKAAFAGPRFLMRVAELDMHPLDAAAETGIDRKQTAQDEHGLGYCNITKCCTEVCPEGIKITDNALIPLKERAVDRKYDPLVWLGNKIRRRGEQ; encoded by the coding sequence GTGAGTACAGCTACGCCGAGTTCGTCGGGTCCCTCCGGTGCGTCGGGTCCCTCCAATACGCCAGTTCCCTCCAGTACGTCCTACGACGCGCGGTTCCGGGTCTGGCGCGGGGACGTAAAGGGCGGCGACCTGGAGGACTTCAAGGTCGAGGTCAACGAAGGCGAGGTCGTCCTCGACATCATCCACCGCCTGCAGGCGACCCAGACCCCCGACCTGGCGGTGCGCTGGAACTGCAAGGCGGGCAAGTGCGGTTCGTGCTCGGCGGAGATCAACGGCCGGCCGCGGCTGATGTGCATGACGCGGATGTCGGTGTTCGACCGCGAGGACGTCATCACGGTGACGCCGCTGCGGGCGTTCCCCGTGGTCCGGGACCTGGTGACGGACGTCGGCTTCAACTACACGAAGGCACGGGAGGTGCCGGCCTTCGTGCCGCCCGCCGACCTCGGCCCCGGCGAGTACCGCATGATGCAGGCGGACGTGGACCGCTCGCAGGAGTTCCGCAAGTGCATTGAGTGCTTCCTGTGCCAGGACACGTGCCATGTGGTGCGCGACCACGAGGAGAACAAGGCGGCGTTCGCGGGGCCGCGCTTCCTGATGCGGGTCGCTGAGCTGGACATGCACCCGCTGGACGCGGCGGCGGAGACCGGCATCGACCGCAAGCAGACCGCCCAGGACGAGCACGGGCTCGGCTACTGCAACATCACCAAGTGCTGTACGGAGGTGTGCCCGGAGGGCATCAAGATCACGGACAACGCACTGATTCCCTTGAAGGAACGGGCAGTTGACCGGAAGTACGATCCGCTGGTCTGGCTCGGGAACAAGATCCGGCGGCGGGGGGAGCAGTAG
- a CDS encoding phosphotransferase has translation MGMTDRLLGSGRTADVFALDDTWVLRRYRDGTDATEEAAVMAYLSEHGYPVPPVRPAEPGSAHTDLVMGRLTGPTMAEAAMRGALTPEEGAVILARLLHTLHALPARSSTSPADRVLHLDLHPENVILTPEGPVVIDWSTTEEGPPGLDWAMSALILAEVAVSGRPEAAGSRVALATLLTDAAVDVRATAENHLAEARARRAANPTLGADEVRWLEAAGELVLELHQ, from the coding sequence ATGGGGATGACTGATCGACTGCTCGGCTCGGGACGCACCGCGGATGTCTTCGCGCTGGACGACACATGGGTGCTGCGGCGGTATCGGGACGGAACCGACGCGACGGAGGAGGCCGCCGTCATGGCGTATCTGTCGGAGCACGGGTATCCCGTACCGCCGGTCCGCCCGGCCGAACCCGGGTCAGCGCACACCGACCTGGTCATGGGACGGCTGACGGGGCCGACGATGGCGGAGGCGGCGATGCGGGGCGCGCTCACACCGGAGGAGGGGGCGGTGATCCTGGCCAGGTTGCTGCACACGCTGCACGCCCTTCCGGCCCGCTCGTCCACCTCGCCCGCGGACCGTGTCCTGCACCTCGATCTCCACCCGGAGAACGTGATCCTCACCCCGGAGGGGCCGGTGGTGATCGACTGGTCCACCACGGAGGAGGGCCCGCCCGGCCTCGACTGGGCGATGTCGGCGCTGATCCTCGCGGAGGTCGCGGTGAGCGGCAGACCCGAGGCGGCCGGGTCACGTGTCGCTCTGGCCACGCTCCTGACGGACGCGGCGGTCGATGTCAGGGCCACGGCCGAGAACCACCTGGCTGAGGCCCGCGCACGCCGGGCGGCGAATCCGACGCTGGGGGCGGACGAGGTGCGGTGGCTGGAGGCGGCGGGGGAACTGGTGCTGGAACTGCACCAGTGA
- a CDS encoding alpha/beta hydrolase family protein — MTRRSVLGLAAAGLAASMLAAPAPAHAGPRPAGPAQARPTGIEAKLPAPTGPHRIGTLSTRLVDTSRHDPWVKSVPYRELMISVWYPAAGKKGSGGHHLAPYMTPGAAERWNATAPHGIPKDAIDFAAMRTHAREGAPADTSGGRRPVLLYAAGANDPRTWGTSMVEELASRGYVVVTIDHTYEAPGVQFPDGSVKDDAPLIKAFGEAQRKEAVPALLKKVLDVRVADSKFVMDRLGSLPHGLSKVVDQKRVGMLGQSAGGIAAAETMYEDGRVKAGMNMDGTLENNPEPNGTNLTPVAEHGLTGPFLLMGSDRTTEPSWRAFWSHSTGWKHNLTLRGSKHQTYTDLAALLPQSGADREVMEENTGTVDPDRAIAAERAYATSFFDRWLRGQDDHLLDGPSGKYPEVEFTG, encoded by the coding sequence TTGACCCGGCGGTCGGTGCTCGGCCTCGCGGCGGCCGGTCTGGCGGCGTCGATGCTGGCCGCCCCGGCCCCCGCCCATGCGGGCCCCCGGCCCGCAGGCCCCGCGCAGGCCCGCCCCACGGGCATCGAGGCGAAGCTCCCGGCGCCCACTGGACCGCACCGGATCGGCACGCTGTCGACCCGCCTCGTCGACACCTCACGGCACGACCCCTGGGTGAAATCCGTGCCGTACCGAGAGCTGATGATCAGCGTCTGGTATCCGGCGGCGGGAAAGAAGGGCAGTGGCGGGCACCACCTCGCTCCGTACATGACGCCGGGAGCGGCGGAGCGCTGGAACGCGACAGCGCCCCACGGCATCCCCAAGGACGCGATCGACTTCGCAGCGATGCGTACGCACGCGCGGGAGGGGGCCCCGGCCGACACGAGCGGGGGCCGACGCCCGGTCCTGTTGTACGCGGCGGGCGCGAACGACCCGCGGACGTGGGGCACTTCCATGGTCGAGGAGCTCGCGAGCCGCGGCTATGTGGTGGTGACGATCGACCACACCTATGAGGCGCCGGGGGTGCAGTTCCCCGACGGCTCGGTCAAGGACGACGCCCCGCTCATCAAGGCCTTCGGGGAGGCGCAGCGGAAGGAAGCGGTACCGGCGCTGCTCAAGAAGGTCCTGGACGTCCGGGTGGCCGACTCGAAGTTCGTCATGGACCGCCTCGGCTCGCTGCCGCACGGCCTGTCCAAGGTCGTGGACCAGAAGCGGGTGGGCATGCTCGGCCAGTCGGCGGGCGGAATCGCGGCCGCCGAGACCATGTACGAGGACGGCCGGGTCAAGGCGGGCATGAACATGGACGGCACCCTGGAGAACAACCCCGAGCCGAACGGCACGAACCTGACGCCGGTGGCCGAGCATGGCCTGACCGGCCCGTTCCTCCTGATGGGCAGCGACCGGACCACGGAACCGTCGTGGCGTGCGTTCTGGTCACACAGCACCGGCTGGAAGCACAACCTCACCCTGCGCGGCTCCAAGCACCAGACGTACACGGACCTCGCCGCGCTGCTGCCGCAGTCCGGGGCGGACCGCGAGGTCATGGAGGAGAACACCGGCACGGTCGACCCGGATCGCGCGATAGCGGCGGAGCGGGCCTACGCCACGTCGTTCTTCGACCGCTGGCTGCGAGGCCAGGACGACCACCTGCTCGACGGGCCTTCGGGGAAGTATCCGGAGGTGGAGTTCACGGGCTGA
- a CDS encoding helix-turn-helix domain-containing protein yields the protein MTQGRRASLADARAARAITPEIEEEYAAARLRFVLAEAVRERRQELGLSQSELGRRADMTQSAVARFEGGGTVPTIPVLDRLARALDLQLRVEPAPHAESA from the coding sequence GTGACTCAGGGCAGGCGTGCCAGCCTTGCCGATGCGCGTGCCGCTCGGGCGATCACGCCCGAGATCGAGGAGGAGTACGCCGCCGCGCGTCTCCGGTTCGTGCTTGCCGAAGCCGTGCGTGAGCGGCGGCAGGAGCTGGGGCTCTCGCAGAGCGAGCTCGGGCGCAGGGCGGACATGACGCAGTCGGCCGTGGCGCGGTTCGAGGGGGGCGGCACCGTGCCCACGATCCCGGTGCTCGACCGGCTGGCCCGCGCGCTGGACCTCCAGCTGCGCGTGGAGCCGGCGCCGCACGCCGAGAGCGCCTAG
- a CDS encoding DUF4232 domain-containing protein, whose translation MRSNTTIRGNRRHTLRVAAAVLTMAASLSLTACNGDDTTGQGDPSAASSASSSGGGSGKDDAGSGGSGGSEQGGGKDSAGKDSGGQGTAAGSGSGQNASVGKCRTDDLDISASDTTIDGDNEGSVAVTFLNSGGKGCVLSGFAGIDLKTSEGNLSAERTGQPADRMVLADGKSVSFNISYPMNDSGGSGVSITGLVVTPPGETKPYSLEWPGAATLPVTDGSGSPVKVGPIGSAGQGGAQ comes from the coding sequence ATGCGCTCCAACACCACCATCCGTGGAAACCGCCGCCACACCCTCCGCGTCGCCGCCGCGGTCCTGACCATGGCCGCGAGCCTCTCGCTCACGGCCTGCAACGGCGATGACACCACGGGGCAGGGTGACCCCTCGGCGGCGTCCAGCGCGTCCTCGTCAGGCGGCGGCTCCGGCAAGGACGATGCGGGTTCGGGCGGCTCGGGTGGTTCGGAGCAGGGTGGCGGCAAGGACTCGGCGGGCAAGGACTCGGGCGGGCAGGGCACGGCGGCCGGTTCCGGTTCGGGTCAGAACGCCTCGGTCGGCAAGTGCCGTACGGACGACCTGGACATCTCGGCGTCGGACACCACCATCGACGGCGACAACGAGGGTTCTGTCGCGGTGACGTTCCTGAACAGTGGCGGCAAGGGCTGCGTGCTGTCCGGGTTCGCTGGCATCGACCTGAAGACCAGCGAGGGGAATCTGTCCGCCGAGCGCACGGGGCAGCCGGCCGACCGGATGGTCCTGGCGGACGGCAAGTCGGTGTCCTTCAACATCAGCTACCCGATGAACGACTCGGGCGGCTCCGGCGTCAGCATCACGGGCCTGGTCGTGACCCCGCCCGGGGAGACGAAGCCGTACTCCCTGGAGTGGCCGGGCGCCGCCACCCTGCCCGTCACCGACGGCTCCGGCTCCCCGGTCAAGGTCGGCCCGATCGGCAGCGCCGGCCAGGGCGGAGCCCAGTAG
- the typA gene encoding translational GTPase TypA: MPTRHDIRNVAIVAHVDHGKTTLVDAMLKQAGSFAAHAAESLDDRMMDSNDLEREKGITILAKNTAVKYHPKDGGDVITINIIDTPGHADFGGEVERGLSMVDAVVLLVDASEGPLPQTRFVLRKALAAKMPVILCINKTDRPDSRIAEVVDETYDLFLDLDADEDQIEFPIVYACARDGVASLTKPEDGTVPADSENLEPFFSTILETVPAPEYDEEAPLQAHVTNLDADNFLGRIALCRVEQGELRKGQTVTWIKRDGSQSNVRITELMMTEALTRKPAEKAGPGDICAIAGIPEIMIGETLADPENPIALPLITVDEPAISMTIGTNTSPLVGKGGKGHKVTARQVKDRLDKELIGNVSLRVLDTERPDAWEVQGRGELALAILVEQMRREGFELTVGKPEVVTKQIDGKTYEPIERMTIDSPEEHLGAITQLMATRKGRMETMTNHGSGWIRMEWIVPSRGLIGFRTEFLTQTRGTGIAHSIFEGHEPWFGDLRTRHNGSLVADRSGSVTPFAMVNLQERGVIFTEAGTEVYEGMIVGENSRADDMDVNITKEKKLTNMRAASADTTENVVPARKLSLEQSLEFCRDDECIEVTPETVRIRKVVLDQKQRGRTASRAKHG, translated from the coding sequence ATGCCCACGCGCCATGACATTCGTAATGTTGCCATCGTCGCCCACGTCGACCACGGCAAGACCACCCTGGTCGACGCCATGCTCAAGCAGGCCGGCTCCTTCGCCGCGCACGCAGCCGAGTCGCTCGACGACCGCATGATGGACTCGAACGACCTGGAGCGTGAGAAGGGCATCACGATCCTGGCCAAGAACACGGCCGTCAAGTACCACCCCAAGGATGGCGGCGACGTCATCACCATCAACATCATCGACACCCCCGGCCACGCCGACTTCGGTGGTGAGGTCGAGCGCGGCCTGTCGATGGTGGACGCGGTGGTGCTCCTGGTGGACGCCTCCGAGGGTCCGCTGCCCCAGACCCGCTTCGTGCTCCGCAAGGCCCTCGCGGCCAAGATGCCGGTCATCCTGTGCATCAACAAGACGGACCGTCCCGACTCGCGCATCGCCGAGGTCGTCGACGAGACGTACGACCTCTTCCTGGACCTCGACGCGGACGAGGACCAGATCGAGTTCCCGATCGTCTACGCCTGCGCCCGTGACGGCGTCGCCTCGCTGACCAAGCCGGAGGACGGCACCGTCCCGGCCGACAGCGAGAACCTGGAGCCGTTCTTCTCCACGATCCTGGAGACCGTCCCGGCTCCGGAGTACGACGAGGAGGCCCCGCTCCAGGCGCACGTCACGAACCTGGACGCCGACAACTTCCTCGGCCGTATCGCCCTCTGCCGTGTCGAGCAGGGCGAGCTGCGCAAGGGCCAGACCGTCACGTGGATCAAGCGCGACGGGTCGCAGTCCAACGTCCGCATCACCGAGCTGATGATGACCGAGGCGCTCACGCGCAAGCCCGCCGAGAAGGCGGGCCCCGGTGACATCTGCGCCATCGCCGGTATCCCGGAGATCATGATCGGTGAGACCCTCGCCGACCCCGAGAACCCGATCGCGCTGCCGCTCATCACGGTCGACGAGCCCGCGATCTCCATGACCATCGGCACCAACACCTCGCCGCTCGTCGGCAAGGGCGGCAAGGGCCACAAGGTCACCGCCCGCCAGGTGAAGGACCGTCTGGACAAGGAGCTCATCGGTAACGTCTCGCTCCGTGTCCTGGACACCGAGCGCCCCGACGCCTGGGAGGTCCAGGGCCGTGGTGAGCTCGCGCTCGCCATCCTGGTCGAGCAGATGCGCCGCGAGGGCTTCGAGCTCACCGTCGGCAAGCCCGAGGTCGTCACCAAGCAGATCGACGGCAAGACGTACGAGCCGATCGAGCGCATGACCATCGACTCGCCCGAGGAGCACCTCGGCGCCATCACGCAGCTGATGGCGACCCGCAAGGGCCGCATGGAGACGATGACCAACCACGGCTCCGGCTGGATCCGCATGGAGTGGATCGTCCCGTCGCGTGGCCTCATCGGCTTCCGTACGGAGTTCCTGACCCAGACCCGCGGCACCGGCATCGCGCACTCGATCTTCGAGGGTCACGAGCCGTGGTTCGGCGACCTGCGCACCCGTCACAACGGCTCGCTCGTCGCGGACCGTTCGGGTTCGGTCACGCCGTTCGCGATGGTCAACCTCCAGGAGCGCGGTGTCATCTTCACCGAGGCCGGCACCGAGGTGTACGAGGGCATGATCGTCGGCGAGAACTCGCGCGCCGACGACATGGACGTGAACATCACCAAGGAGAAGAAGCTCACCAACATGCGTGCGGCTTCCGCGGACACGACCGAGAACGTCGTGCCCGCCCGCAAGCTGTCGCTTGAGCAGTCCCTGGAGTTCTGCCGCGACGACGAGTGCATCGAGGTGACCCCGGAGACCGTGCGTATCCGCAAGGTCGTCCTGGACCAGAAGCAGCGTGGCCGCACCGCCTCGCGCGCCAAGCACGGCTAA